TGACCGCCACATGACCCGCTACAACGCGGAGGAGGTGGACTTGAACCGCGACCACGTGGCCAAGATCCAGCCGGAAACCCAGGCATTGCACAACAACGTGATGCGCAAGTACAAGATCGACTACATGATCGACCTGCACCATCAGGGCACCCGCAGTGAACGCCACGGAAAGCTGGTGTCCGGCTCCATCCTGTACCCCACGACGCCGAACGCCGATCCTGCTGTGGTGGAGAAGTCCAAGCAGCTGGGCGCGGTGGTGTTCCACAACGTGGACTCCACCGGCTGGGGACACCTGGGCAAGTACGCGGGCGGCAGCGCCGAAACCATCAGCCGCAACGGCATCGCCGTCGAGTACGGGATCGCAACGCTGCTGTTTGAAATGCGCGGCATGTCCGACCACTACCTGGACGGTTACGCCCTGGGCCTCCGGAGCAACGGGTACCTGATCAAGCAGACGGTCACCACGCTCACCGCTACCGCCGCCGCCATTGCAGACGGATCAATCGCCGCCGCTGACACCTCCTTCTGGGACAGCCTCGCCACCCAGACCTCCCGGCCGGGTGAGGAAGCCGACGACGAGTAGCACCACCGCTGACAGTCCGCCGCGGTCCTTTACCCTGCAAGAAGGACCGCGGCGGTCCAGCGAGTGGATAAAGTCGCCCATCGGCTAAACTTGGGTGGTAAGAGCCCCGGAACTCTTGCGTCGCTGTGCTGCCCCGCGGACCAGCGAAGGCCGGTCCATTCGGGGCATTCTCATGAACGGCGCTTCGCCGGCCAGCCACTTTGTGGCCGGACCGGGCAGCCCGAACGAATGGGGGAGGATCCCATGCCAGCAATTGTGATCGTAGGAGCCCAATGGGGCGACGAAGGAAAAGGCAAGGCCACTGACCTTCTGGGTGGCCGCGTCGACTACGTTGTCAAACCCAACGGCGGCAACAACGCCGGGCACACCGTCGTCGTAGGCGGTGAAAAGTACGAACTCAAGCTGCTGCCGGCAGGCATTCTCAGCCCCAACGCGGTCCCCATTATCGGCAACGGCTGCGTTGTTAACCTGGAAGCACTCTTCCAGGAGATCGAAGGCCTCCAGGCCCGCGGCGCCGACACCTCCAAGCTCCGCGTCTCCGCGAACGCGCACCTTGTTGCTCCCTATCACCAGGTGCTGGACAAGGTGACGGAGCGCTTCCTCGGAAGCCGCGCCATCGGGACCACCGGACGGGGCATCGGTCCTGCCTACATGGACAAGGTTGCCCGGCTGGGCATCCGTGTCCAGGACGTGTTCGACGAGTCGATCCTCCGCCAGAAGGTGGAAGGTTCGCTGCGCCAGAAGAACGAACTCCTGGTCAAGGTCTACAACCGCCGTAGCGTGCTGGTGGATGAGATCGTGGAGTACTTCCTGTCCTTTGCCGAGCGGCTCCGCCCGCTGGTCATCGACAGCACTTTGGTCCTGAACACTGCACTCGACGAGGGCAAGGTGGTCCTGATGGAAGGCGGCCAGGCGACGTTCCTGGACGTGGACCACGGCACCTACCCGTTCGTGACCTCCTCCAATCCCACCGCCGGCGGCGCCTCCGTGGGATCCGGCATCGGGCCCACCCGCATTTCCCGCTCCATCGGCATCATCAAGGCGTACACCACACGCGTCGGCGCCGGCCCGTTCCCCACTGAGCTTTTTGACGAGATGGGCGTGTACCTCCAGAAGACCGGCGGCGAGTTCGGCGTGAACACTGGCCGCCCGCGCCGCTGCGGCTGGTACGATGCCGTCCTGGCGCGGCACGCTTCCCGGGTCAATGGCTTCACGGACTACTTCGTCACCAAGCTGGATGTCCTGACGGGCATCGAGCAGATCCCCGTATGCGTGGCTTACGACGTGGACGGCGTGCGGCACGACGAGATGCCCATGACGCAGACCGAGTTCCACCACGCAAAGCCCATCTTCGAATTCTTCGAGGGCTGGACCGAGGACATCACCGGCGCCCGCACCCTGGCCGACCTGCCGGAGAACGCCCGCAACTACGTGCTGGCCCTGGAAAAGCTGTCCGGCACCCGGTTTTCCGCCATCGGCGTGGGCCCGGACCGTGACCAGACCATCGTGGTGAACGACCTCATCAACGACTGAAATACCAAAGCACGACGGCGGCGGGTCACCCTGGTGGGTGCCCGCCGCTTCTTTTGGCTCCAGGGGGCCGCGCCGGCAGGGGGTGCGCCATGCTGACCACGGCTGCCCGCTGAACCGCCCAGGAAAAAGTTTTAGAAGTTTTTTTCAAAACGCGTAACCCTTTCGCCGTCCCTGGCGATTACCTCTACGTAGCGCCGGTCTGGAACTTGTCCCCCATCACGTTCCAGGCCGGCTCTTGCATTTCTCCGGCGGCAGGGAACGCTGCCATGTGCCGGGGCCGGTAGCGCCCGTGGCGTCACGGTGCAGTGGTTACCGGGGGGTAAAGTATGCAGGGAAAAGGCATTCCAGTGGATGGTTTCCCCGGCAAACAATCCCTCTATGACTGAAAGCACTATGTCCGTGACCGATGCACTGACAGAGGAGGCTCTGCGGGACGAGTCCCGTCAGCCAGCTCTGTTCAACCTCGTCTACCGGACCTATGCATCACAGGTTCTGGGGTATCTCGCAGCCCGGGGAGTCGAGGATCCGGAGGCGGCAATGCAGGAGGTGTTCCTCTCCGTCCTGCCTCGGCTGAACGGCGTGCACGGTGGTGCCGCAGGGCTTCGTACCTTCATTTTTTCGGTGGCTCACGCCCGCATGGTCGATGACCACCGCCGGCAAAGCCGCACTCCCGTGAAGCTGCCGTTTGAGCCTGAGCTGGACCAGCGGGAAGATTCGTCGGCGGAAACCGAAGCGCTGGAAAGTATGTCGCCCCAGGAAGTCCTCCGGCTGCTGGACGGGCTTGCCGACGACCAGCGGGAAGTCCTGTCACTCCGCCTCGTTGGCGGGCTCACCGTGGAGCAGGCGGCAGACGCCATGGGCAAGAGCGCCGGTGCCGTGAAACAGCTTCAGCGGCGGGCGCTCCTCAAGCTCAGGGAACTTTCGGCCGTAAAGGAGTACCTCAAGCCATGACACGCCATGCTGACAGCCTGCGGGACATGGTGGATGACATGCTCCTCGACGCAGGCTACGCCGGGGACGCCGGGGACGCCGAACTCCGCGGAGCACTTCTTTCACTGGGATCACTGGCAGCCCTTCAGGTGCCTCCTCCCTCCGGTCAGCTTGCCCGCATGCTGGCAGGCGCCGGTGAGGAGCCACCGGCCGCTCCATTTGAGCTGCCGGACGGATGGCAGGGTCATGGGAAAAGCGATGCTGGTGACGAGCTGGCGTCGCGGCGGCAGCTGCGCCGCCACCGGCCCATGGTCCTGGGCCTTGCCCTGATAGCAGGCATGGGTACGGGAATAGGCGGAGTCGCTGCCAGTTCCCCCGCCCCCGGCCACGCCGGGAGTTCCTCGGTCCAGCAGCTGCTGGAGGATTGGTCGCCCTCCTGGAGCCTGCCGGCGCAGGCAGCGGCAGGCGGGTTCCTGCAGACTGATACCGCAAAGGGCGCGGAAGATGCCATGAGCGGGCAGCCTGCCACGGAACCGCGCCCAACGGGACCTGGCCCTGCTGATATTCATCAGCTGCGGCAGGACCAGCCTGCCGGGCAACAGCAGGTTGTGGCGCCCCCGCCGTCGCCGGCGCCTCCTGAAGCGGCGGACACGCCTCCTGGCAGTGTCCACGACGGCGGCCAGGCACCCGGCCAGGACCAGGGCAGGGCGGCTGCTGAAGCTGCTGTGGCGGATGGCGGCGAGGCGGGGCAGCCGCCCCGGCACGGCAGGGTCATTGGCGGGGAAGGACAACCGGCTGACGGGGCGGGCCCGGCGGTTGAAGCTGCC
The window above is part of the Pseudarthrobacter sp. NS4 genome. Proteins encoded here:
- a CDS encoding M14 family zinc carboxypeptidase, producing MRKSLATFRTVAVSGVLALAVVAGPAPLAKAVGEGPNYDGNGQITTSKLATYDQMVSFLKDQDARQSAMELEVIGQTVKGRDIHLVKYISDPAKPTILYLTQQHGNEQLTTEGALEFVKHLGPGKSADILDGVNILIVPMLNADGAMGDVNFPLDGYLAKGDRHMTRYNAEEVDLNRDHVAKIQPETQALHNNVMRKYKIDYMIDLHHQGTRSERHGKLVSGSILYPTTPNADPAVVEKSKQLGAVVFHNVDSTGWGHLGKYAGGSAETISRNGIAVEYGIATLLFEMRGMSDHYLDGYALGLRSNGYLIKQTVTTLTATAAAIADGSIAAADTSFWDSLATQTSRPGEEADDE
- a CDS encoding adenylosuccinate synthase codes for the protein MPAIVIVGAQWGDEGKGKATDLLGGRVDYVVKPNGGNNAGHTVVVGGEKYELKLLPAGILSPNAVPIIGNGCVVNLEALFQEIEGLQARGADTSKLRVSANAHLVAPYHQVLDKVTERFLGSRAIGTTGRGIGPAYMDKVARLGIRVQDVFDESILRQKVEGSLRQKNELLVKVYNRRSVLVDEIVEYFLSFAERLRPLVIDSTLVLNTALDEGKVVLMEGGQATFLDVDHGTYPFVTSSNPTAGGASVGSGIGPTRISRSIGIIKAYTTRVGAGPFPTELFDEMGVYLQKTGGEFGVNTGRPRRCGWYDAVLARHASRVNGFTDYFVTKLDVLTGIEQIPVCVAYDVDGVRHDEMPMTQTEFHHAKPIFEFFEGWTEDITGARTLADLPENARNYVLALEKLSGTRFSAIGVGPDRDQTIVVNDLIND
- a CDS encoding RNA polymerase sigma factor gives rise to the protein MTDALTEEALRDESRQPALFNLVYRTYASQVLGYLAARGVEDPEAAMQEVFLSVLPRLNGVHGGAAGLRTFIFSVAHARMVDDHRRQSRTPVKLPFEPELDQREDSSAETEALESMSPQEVLRLLDGLADDQREVLSLRLVGGLTVEQAADAMGKSAGAVKQLQRRALLKLRELSAVKEYLKP